The Impatiens glandulifera chromosome 3, dImpGla2.1, whole genome shotgun sequence genome contains a region encoding:
- the LOC124930437 gene encoding secreted RxLR effector protein 161-like, whose product MQKIPYASAVESLMYAQVCTRPDLAYIVRMLGRYLSNRGMDHWVAVKRVMRYLKRTKDYMLTYKKSDQLEIVGYSDSDFAGCQDSRRSTSGYIFMLAGGAISWKSVKQTLIASSTMAAEFIACHEASNHRIWLRNFVTGLKIVKGIERPLKLFCDNKSAVMYSNNNRSSTKSKHIDIKFLVVKERVQSGHLYIEHIGTNSMIADPLTKELPPKVFLEHTAQMGVMLFEDIQI is encoded by the coding sequence ATGCAGAAAATTCCTTATGCATCTGCAGTAGAaagtttgatgtatgcacaaGTCTGTACTCGACCAGATTTGGCATACATTGTCAGAATGTTAGGCAGATATCTGAGTAACCGTGGTATGGATCATTGGGTAGCAGTCAAGCGGGTTATGcgttatttgaaaagaactaaagACTACATGCTCACATATAAGAAATCGGACCAACTGGAGATCGTTGGATATTCAGATTCGGATTTTGCTGGATGCCAAGACAGTCGGAGATCCACTTCAGGTTATATCTTCATGCTTGCTGGAGGAGCAATCTCATGGAAAAGTGTTAAACAAACACTCATTGCTTCTTCCACTATGGCCGCTGAATTTATAGCATGTCATGAGGCATCCAATCATAGAATATGGCTGCGGAATTTTGTCACTGGACTAAAGATTGTGAAAGGAattgaaagaccactaaagttatTCTGTGACAATAAATCAGCAGTCATGTATTCGAACAACAATAGGAGTTCAACTAAGTCAAAGCACATTGACATCAAATTCCTAGTTGTTAAAGAAAGAGTTCAGAGTggtcatttatatatagaacaTATTGGTACAAACTCCATGATTGCGGATCCGCTAACTAAGGAATTACCACCCAAGGTCTTTTTGGAGCATACTGCTCAAATGGGTGTTATGTTATTTGAAGATATTCAgatttag